In a single window of the Salmo trutta chromosome 23, fSalTru1.1, whole genome shotgun sequence genome:
- the LOC115159435 gene encoding V-type proton ATPase 116 kDa subunit a isoform X1, producing MGSVFRSEEMCLAQLFLQSGSAYDCISELGEMGLVEFRDINPSVNSFQRRFVSEIKRCEEMERILGYLLREIRKANIAVPEDDEICPVAPPPKHVLEIMEQLQRLEVELSEVARNKEKLQRNLLELTEYTHMLRITHTFVHSRSRHEALGPQYEEFQSIESDSGGCTGMQRLGAKLGFVSGLIHRVKVEAFERMLWRVCKGYTILSYAELGESLADLDTGEISKNVVFLISFWGDQIGQKVQKICDCYHCHLYPHPENDEERADVMDSLRTRMLDLNNVLHRTEEYLRQGLQKASESAFTWVVQVKKMKAIYHILNLSSFDVTNKCLIAEVWCPVNDLTNLRGALEEGSRKGDATVPSFVNRIPSNDTPPTLLRTNKFTSGFQSIVEAYGVGDYREASPVPYTIITFPFLFAVMFGDLGHGVVMACFALWMVLKEKSHKHKRSDNEIWTVFFEGRYIILMMGLFSVYTGLIYNDCFSKSLNIFGSGWSVRAMFTDQQWTNETLQTNALLTLDPNVTGVFSGPYPFGIDPIWNMAVNRLSFLNSYKMKMSVIIGVVHMSFGVVLSVFNHLHFKHHFNVYLLFLPELLFLLCLFGYLVFMILYKWLAFGARDSRLAPSILIHFINMFLMQGGDNTPLYPGQTGLQVFLVVVALLSVPVLLLGKPVYLYWLHRGGKGLRLRRGYERVRRVSEDDMSQAPAYDDDEEEGLDDLMTSRETQPKEFDFGDVFLHQAIHTIEYCLGCISNTASYLRLWALSLAHAQLSEVLWAMVMRLGLRMTSRLGVLFLVPVFSLFAVLTVSILLVMEGLSAFLHALRLHWVEFQNKFYHGTGIKFAPFKFSTLPSVFEQDGLL from the exons GGTCGGTGTTCCGAAGTGAAGAGATGTGCTTGGCGCAGTTATTTCTACAGTCCGGTTCAGCATACGATTGCATAAGTGAGCTGGGAGAAATGGGTCTGGTCGAGTTTCGAGAT ATCAACCCCAGCGTCAACTCGTTCCAGCGCCGCTTCGTCAGCGAAATCAAGAGAtgtgaagagatggagagaattcTGG GGTACCTTTTGAGAGAGATCCGAAAGGCAAATATTGCTGTGCCAGAAGATGATGAAATCTGTCCAGTCGCCCCTCCCCCCAAACATGTCCTTGAAATCATG GAACAGCTCCAAAGGCTGGAGGTGGAGCTTAGCGAGGTGGCCAGGAACAAAGAGAAGCTGCAGCGGAATCTTCTGGAGCTGACCGAGTACACGCACATGCTGAGGATCACACACACCTTCGTACACAGCCGCTCCCGG CATGAGGCCCTTGGCCCCCAGTATGAAGAGTTCCAATCCATTGAGTCAGACTCTGGAGGCTGCACTGGCATGCAGAGACTGGGAGCCAAGCTGGG GTTTGTGTCAGGCCTAATCCACCGGGTGAAGGTGGAGGCCTTTGAGCGCATGTTGTGGAGGGTGTGTAAGGGCTACACTATCCTCAGCTATGCAGAGCTGGGCGAGAGCCTTGCTGACCTGGACACT GGTGAGATCAGCAAAAATGTTGTGTTCCTTATCTCATTCTGGGGAGACCAGATTGGACAGAAGGTCCAAAAGATCTGCGATTG TTACCACTGTCACCTTTACCCCCACCCTGAGAATGACGAGGAGAGGGCAGATGTAATGGACAGCCTAAGGACACGCATGCTGGACTTGAACAAT GTGCTCCACCGCACTGAGGAGTACCTGAGGCAGGGGCTGCAGAAGGCCTCAGAGTCGGCCTTCACCTGGGTAGTGCAGGTGAAGAAGATGAAGGCCATCTACCACATCCTCAACCTGAGTAGCTTTGACGTCACCAACAAGTGTCTCATTGCTGAGGTGTGGTGCCCTGTCAATGACCTGACCAACCTGCGGGGGGCGTTGGAGGAAGGCTCG AGAAAAGGTGATGCCACTGTACCATCCTTTGTAAACCGAATCCCAAGCAACGACACACCACCTACGCTCTTGAGAACAAACAAGTTCACCTCCGGCTTTCAGAGTATTGTGGAGGCTTACGGGGTTGGAGACTACAGGGAGGCTAGTCCAG TTCCCTACACCATCATTACGTTCCCCTTCCTGTTTGCGGTCATGTTTGGGGACCTTGGTCATGGTGTGGTCATGGCATGCTTTGCCCTGTGGATGGTGTTGAAAGAGAAGAGCCACAAGCACAAGCGCTCTGATAATGAG ATCTGGACAGTGTTCTTTGAGGGACGTTATATCATACTAATGATGGGCCTTTTCTCTGTGTACACGGGGCTGATCTACAATGACTGCTTCTCCAAGTCACTCAACATATTTGGCTCAGGCTGGAGTGTTAGGGCTATGTTCACAGATCAGCAGTGGAC AAATGAAACTCTCCAAACGAATGCTTTGCTCACCCTTGATCCCAATGTCACTGGTGTCTTTAGTGGACCATACCCCTTTGGCATCGATCCT ATATGGAACATGGCAGTGAATCGTCTGTCCTTCCTGAACTCCTACAAGATGAAGATGTCCGTCATCATAGGGGTCGTGCACATGAGCTTTGGGGTGGTGCTCAGTGTCTTCAACCATCT GCACTTCAAACATCATTTTAACGTCTACCTGCTGTTCCTCCCTGAGTTGCTGTTCCTGCTCTGTCTGTTTGGCTACCTGGTTTTCATGATCCTCTACAAGTGGCTGGCGTTCGGTGCACGTGACTCCCGCCTGGCCCCCAGCATCCTCATCCACTTTATCAACATGTTCCTCATGCAGGGAGGGGACAACACCCCTCTCTACCCTGGACAG ACTGGGCTGCAGGTCTTCCTGGTGGTGGTGGCTCTGCTGTCTGTGCCTGTGCTGCTGTTAGGAAAACCAGTCTACCTCTACTGGCTGCACCGTGGAGGGAAGGGCCTGCGATTGCGCAGG GGATATGAGAGAGTTCGGCGTGTGAGTGAGGATGATATGTCCCAAGCACCAGCATACGATGATGATGAGGAAGAGGGATTGGATGACCTCATGACCAGCAGAGAGACCCAGCCTAAGGAG TTTGACTTTGGGGACGTGTTCCTGCACCAAGCCATCCACACCATAGAGTATTGCCTGGGCTGCATCTCCAACACTGCGTCTTACCTACGTCTCTGGGCCCTCAGTTTGGCCCACGCTC AGCTTTCCGAGGTGCTGTGGGCCATGGTGATGCGTCTGGGCCTCAGGATGACCTCCAGACTGGGGGTGCTGTTTCTGGTACCAGTGTTCAGCCTGTTCGCTGTGCTCACTGTGTCCATCCTGCTGGTCATGGAAGGGCTCTCAGCCTTCCTCCATGCCCTCCGGTTGCACTG GGTGGAGTTCCAGAATAAGTTCTATCATGGGACAGGTATCAAGTTTGCCCCCTTCAAGTTCTCCACCCTGCCCTCAGTTTTTGAGCAGGACGGCTTACTGTGA
- the LOC115159435 gene encoding V-type proton ATPase 116 kDa subunit a isoform X2 — MGSVFRSEEMCLAQLFLQSGSAYDCISELGEMGLVEFRDINPSVNSFQRRFVSEIKRCEEMERILGYLLREIRKANIAVPEDDEICPVAPPPKHVLEIMEQLQRLEVELSEVARNKEKLQRNLLELTEYTHMLRITHTFVHSRSRHEALGPQYEEFQSIESDSGGCTGMQRLGAKLGFVSGLIHRVKVEAFERMLWRVCKGYTILSYAELGESLADLDTGEISKNVVFLISFWGDQIGQKVQKICDCYHCHLYPHPENDEERADVMDSLRTRMLDLNNVLHRTEEYLRQGLQKASESAFTWVVQVKKMKAIYHILNLSSFDVTNKCLIAEVWCPVNDLTNLRGALEEGSRKGDATVPSFVNRIPSNDTPPTLLRTNKFTSGFQSIVEAYGVGDYREASPVPYTIITFPFLFAVMFGDLGHGVVMACFALWMVLKEKSHKHKRSDNESLNIFGSGWSVRAMFTDQQWTNETLQTNALLTLDPNVTGVFSGPYPFGIDPIWNMAVNRLSFLNSYKMKMSVIIGVVHMSFGVVLSVFNHLHFKHHFNVYLLFLPELLFLLCLFGYLVFMILYKWLAFGARDSRLAPSILIHFINMFLMQGGDNTPLYPGQTGLQVFLVVVALLSVPVLLLGKPVYLYWLHRGGKGLRLRRGYERVRRVSEDDMSQAPAYDDDEEEGLDDLMTSRETQPKEFDFGDVFLHQAIHTIEYCLGCISNTASYLRLWALSLAHAQLSEVLWAMVMRLGLRMTSRLGVLFLVPVFSLFAVLTVSILLVMEGLSAFLHALRLHWVEFQNKFYHGTGIKFAPFKFSTLPSVFEQDGLL; from the exons GGTCGGTGTTCCGAAGTGAAGAGATGTGCTTGGCGCAGTTATTTCTACAGTCCGGTTCAGCATACGATTGCATAAGTGAGCTGGGAGAAATGGGTCTGGTCGAGTTTCGAGAT ATCAACCCCAGCGTCAACTCGTTCCAGCGCCGCTTCGTCAGCGAAATCAAGAGAtgtgaagagatggagagaattcTGG GGTACCTTTTGAGAGAGATCCGAAAGGCAAATATTGCTGTGCCAGAAGATGATGAAATCTGTCCAGTCGCCCCTCCCCCCAAACATGTCCTTGAAATCATG GAACAGCTCCAAAGGCTGGAGGTGGAGCTTAGCGAGGTGGCCAGGAACAAAGAGAAGCTGCAGCGGAATCTTCTGGAGCTGACCGAGTACACGCACATGCTGAGGATCACACACACCTTCGTACACAGCCGCTCCCGG CATGAGGCCCTTGGCCCCCAGTATGAAGAGTTCCAATCCATTGAGTCAGACTCTGGAGGCTGCACTGGCATGCAGAGACTGGGAGCCAAGCTGGG GTTTGTGTCAGGCCTAATCCACCGGGTGAAGGTGGAGGCCTTTGAGCGCATGTTGTGGAGGGTGTGTAAGGGCTACACTATCCTCAGCTATGCAGAGCTGGGCGAGAGCCTTGCTGACCTGGACACT GGTGAGATCAGCAAAAATGTTGTGTTCCTTATCTCATTCTGGGGAGACCAGATTGGACAGAAGGTCCAAAAGATCTGCGATTG TTACCACTGTCACCTTTACCCCCACCCTGAGAATGACGAGGAGAGGGCAGATGTAATGGACAGCCTAAGGACACGCATGCTGGACTTGAACAAT GTGCTCCACCGCACTGAGGAGTACCTGAGGCAGGGGCTGCAGAAGGCCTCAGAGTCGGCCTTCACCTGGGTAGTGCAGGTGAAGAAGATGAAGGCCATCTACCACATCCTCAACCTGAGTAGCTTTGACGTCACCAACAAGTGTCTCATTGCTGAGGTGTGGTGCCCTGTCAATGACCTGACCAACCTGCGGGGGGCGTTGGAGGAAGGCTCG AGAAAAGGTGATGCCACTGTACCATCCTTTGTAAACCGAATCCCAAGCAACGACACACCACCTACGCTCTTGAGAACAAACAAGTTCACCTCCGGCTTTCAGAGTATTGTGGAGGCTTACGGGGTTGGAGACTACAGGGAGGCTAGTCCAG TTCCCTACACCATCATTACGTTCCCCTTCCTGTTTGCGGTCATGTTTGGGGACCTTGGTCATGGTGTGGTCATGGCATGCTTTGCCCTGTGGATGGTGTTGAAAGAGAAGAGCCACAAGCACAAGCGCTCTGATAATGAG TCACTCAACATATTTGGCTCAGGCTGGAGTGTTAGGGCTATGTTCACAGATCAGCAGTGGAC AAATGAAACTCTCCAAACGAATGCTTTGCTCACCCTTGATCCCAATGTCACTGGTGTCTTTAGTGGACCATACCCCTTTGGCATCGATCCT ATATGGAACATGGCAGTGAATCGTCTGTCCTTCCTGAACTCCTACAAGATGAAGATGTCCGTCATCATAGGGGTCGTGCACATGAGCTTTGGGGTGGTGCTCAGTGTCTTCAACCATCT GCACTTCAAACATCATTTTAACGTCTACCTGCTGTTCCTCCCTGAGTTGCTGTTCCTGCTCTGTCTGTTTGGCTACCTGGTTTTCATGATCCTCTACAAGTGGCTGGCGTTCGGTGCACGTGACTCCCGCCTGGCCCCCAGCATCCTCATCCACTTTATCAACATGTTCCTCATGCAGGGAGGGGACAACACCCCTCTCTACCCTGGACAG ACTGGGCTGCAGGTCTTCCTGGTGGTGGTGGCTCTGCTGTCTGTGCCTGTGCTGCTGTTAGGAAAACCAGTCTACCTCTACTGGCTGCACCGTGGAGGGAAGGGCCTGCGATTGCGCAGG GGATATGAGAGAGTTCGGCGTGTGAGTGAGGATGATATGTCCCAAGCACCAGCATACGATGATGATGAGGAAGAGGGATTGGATGACCTCATGACCAGCAGAGAGACCCAGCCTAAGGAG TTTGACTTTGGGGACGTGTTCCTGCACCAAGCCATCCACACCATAGAGTATTGCCTGGGCTGCATCTCCAACACTGCGTCTTACCTACGTCTCTGGGCCCTCAGTTTGGCCCACGCTC AGCTTTCCGAGGTGCTGTGGGCCATGGTGATGCGTCTGGGCCTCAGGATGACCTCCAGACTGGGGGTGCTGTTTCTGGTACCAGTGTTCAGCCTGTTCGCTGTGCTCACTGTGTCCATCCTGCTGGTCATGGAAGGGCTCTCAGCCTTCCTCCATGCCCTCCGGTTGCACTG GGTGGAGTTCCAGAATAAGTTCTATCATGGGACAGGTATCAAGTTTGCCCCCTTCAAGTTCTCCACCCTGCCCTCAGTTTTTGAGCAGGACGGCTTACTGTGA